The proteins below are encoded in one region of Carcharodon carcharias isolate sCarCar2 chromosome 2, sCarCar2.pri, whole genome shotgun sequence:
- the b3gnt7 gene encoding UDP-GlcNAc:betaGal beta-1,3-N-acetylglucosaminyltransferase 7: MKMCFRKMKLLKTCCIVSFVTLITLTVLQRSSKSNQELQNVSQRSSSAEDKLVSTFLSFFAPKDNFWSPQKTKTIATETRMVTATRRETKDWDVTNANCTPNNNFTQTEWFNGLESNFKEFLQYRHCRYFPMILNHPQRCRGDIYLLLIVKSVITQYDRREAIRKTWGKEIVMDGKQVKTLFLLGTSPSENERSHHQKLLEYESIIHGDILQWDFLDTFFNLTLKEVNFLKWFSTYCENVEYIFKGDDDVFVSTQNVIEFLNAPKIKNLFVGDVLHRAKPIRKKENKYYIPEALYNQTYYPPYAGGGGFLMAGTLARRLHKVSESLELYPIDDVFLGMCLEVLSITPTHHRGFRTFGIVKNKSSKMNKEPCFYKSIMVVHKLLPAELLEMWEAVHSSISCSRKMRVSVGTFPKLLQS, from the coding sequence ATGAAGATGTGTTTTAGGAAGATGAAACTATTAAAAACTTGCTGTATCGTCTCTTTTGTGACTCTGATAACCTTGACTGTACTGCAAAGAAGCAGCAAAAGTAACCAGGAATTACAGAATGTCTCCCAGAGATCCAGTTCTGCAGAGGACAAACTGGTTTCCACTTTTCTGAGTTTCTTTGCTCCCAAGGACAACTTTTGGAGTCCCCAAAAAACCAAGACCATCGCCACAGAGACGCGTATGGTAACAGCAACAAGGAGAGAGACCAAAGATTGGGATGTGACGAATGCTAACTGCACTCCAAACAACAACTTCACTCAGACTGAATGGTTCAATGGCTTAGAGTCAAACTTTAAAGAGTTTTTACAATACAGACACTGTAGGTATTTTCCAATGATTCTTAACCATCCTCAGAGATGCAGAGGTGATATCTACCTTTTATTAATTGTTAAATCTGTCATAACACAGTATGACCGAAGGGAGGCCATTAGGAAAACCTGGGGCAAAGAAATAGTGATGGATGGGAAGCAAGTTAAAACCCTATTCCTTTTAGGGACTTCACCCAGTGAAAATGAAAGGTCCCACCATCAAAAACTACTGGAATATGAGAGCATTATCCATGGGGATATACTTCAGTGGGACTTCTTGGACACTTTCTTCAATCTCACCTTGAAAGAGGTTAACTTTCTCAAATGGTTCTCCACATATTGTGAGAATGTTGAGTACATTTTTAAAGGTGATGATGATGTGTTTGTCAGCACGCAGAATGTCATTGAGTTTCTTAATGCACCCAAAATTAAGAATCTTTTTGTTGGCGATGTCCTGCACAGGGCCAAACCAATTcgcaaaaaggaaaataaatattaCATACCAGAAGCTTTGTACAATCAAACATACTATCCACCTTATGCAGGGGGTGGTGGATTTTTGATGGCAGGAACACTTGCAAGAAGATTGCACAAAGTTTCAGAAAGCTTAGAGTTGTACCCCATTGATGATGTTTTCCTGGGGATGTGCCTGGAAGTGTTGAGTATAACTCCCACTCATCATCGGGGATTTAGGACTTTTGGAATTGTGAAAAACAAAAGTAGTAAAATGAACAAAGAACCTTGCTTCTATAAAAGCATAATGGTGGTGCACAAACTGCTTCCAGCAGAACTTCTAGAAATGTGGGAAGCTGTTCACAGCAGCATTAGTTGCTCTCGAAAAATGAGAGTTTCTGTAGGTACTTTCCCAAAACTGCTCCAAAGTTGA